One window from the genome of Oryza glaberrima chromosome 3, OglaRS2, whole genome shotgun sequence encodes:
- the LOC127766160 gene encoding protein OPAQUE10-like yields the protein MRTAQQQQQKQHGGVVRVDQASPASSFRELDDAFLQTQTKIWLGEVLHLRFDEAVIVADLLADGELLFQVSKVLWKRLVRMNKEQMKQSKVYIYERTSSGKSNGKYMPYPKVDSFLKICQILGLAGIDLFTPSDVVEKRNVRKVCMCIRLLSKKARTMRLTVPDFDIVTHTIAMPNYIVGGIRRSLEQPQCSSSGSSGYSPSANSKALNQQRVFGAENDQQCETHYDSDEAESKLSALEPEDSVSEDNISTLLKSGNMPKEEKEGYGDSEHGMHEEKSLSESVGSIDFGNMESDSVGSTPLFHKNESYCCIESPTDQCSRTRTIRCSLSSEESDSISSHLVVDSSKAKRTHGEHLEPLNGNGKRFANDPEKESDALQKVTFDQQCDLLACDGESVCSNCDSTPYSSLTPIDSACGKLPAVSEDDSACRGLELEFRCGNETDVSQKEDKQVKSEYKAENDSSAQMNENDVPKSGKGMLKSVAGGITLVGAVFFIAHLRRSKDRSFAGVIAPFSEKSVQGDSRAKKVEKTKAGAVYPGEWLKV from the exons ATGAGgacggcgcagcagcagcagcagaagcagcatgGCGGGGTGGTGCGCGTGGACCAGGCGTCGCCCGCGTCCAGCTTCCGCGAGCTCGACGACGCCTTCCTCCAG ACACAGACAAAAATCTGGCTTGGTGAAGTTCTCCATCTTAGGTTTGATGAAGCCGTTATAGTTGCAGACCTTCTTGCTGATGGAGAGTTACT ATTTCAAGTTTCCAAAGTACTGTGGAAAAGGCTTGTGAGAATGAACAAAGAACAAATGAAGCAATCCAAGGTGTATATTTATGAGAGAACATCGTCTGGTAAGAGCAATGGAAAATACATGCCCTATCCAAAAGTTGACTCGTTTTTGAAG ATATGTCAAATTCTCGGGTTAGCTGGAATTGATTTGTTTACCCCTTCTGATGTGGTTGAGAAAAGAAATGTTCGGAAAGTTTGTATGTGCATACGCTTGCTATCTAAGAAGGCTCGGACGATGCGCCTGACT GTGCCTGATTTTGATATTGTCACTCATACAATAGCCATGCCCAACTACATTGTTGGAGGCATCCGGAGAAGTCTGGAGCAACCACAATGTAGTTCATCTGGTTCAAGTGGTTACAGTCCAAGTGCCAACTCTAAGGCATTAAATCAGCAG AGAGTTTTTGGTGCAGAGAATGATCAACAATGTGAGACACATTATGATTCTGATGAAGCTGAAAGTAAGCTCTCTGCATTAGAACCTGAGGACTCAGTCAGTGAAGACAATATTTCCACACTTTTGAAATCGGGCAACATGCCcaaggaagaaaaggaaggcTATGGAGATAGTGAGCATGGTATGCATGAAGAGAAGTCATTGTCTGAATCAGTTGGATCGATTGATTTCGGCAATATGGAATCTGATTCTGTTGGTTCAACTCCTTTATTTCACAAAAATGAATCATATTGCTGTATTGAATCTCCAACTGACCAGTGTTCAAGAACTAGAACAATTAGGTGTTCATTAAGTTCAGAAGAGTCAGATTCCATAAGCAGTCATTTGGTAGTTGACAGCAGCAAGGCTAAAAGGACTCATGGAGAACATCTCGAGCCTCTTAACGGAAATGGGAAAAGATTTGCTAACGATCCCGAAAAAGAAAGCGATGCCCTCCAAAAGGTCACCTTTGATCAACAATGTGATCTGCTTGCCTGTGATGGGGAGTCTGTATGTTCAAATTGCGACAGTACACCATACTCGAGTTTAACCCCAATAGACAGTGCTTGTGGCAAATTGCCAGCAGTTTCTGAAGATGATAGTGCATGCCGAGGGCTGGAACTCGAATTCCGTTGTGGGAATGAAACG GACGTTTCCCAAAAAGAAGATAAACAGGTGAAATCAGAATATAAAGCTGAAAATGACAGCTCTGCTCAAATGAATGAGAATGATGTTCCCAAATCAGGGAAAGGGATGCTAAAGTCTGTTGCTGGAGGAATTACACTTGTCGGCGCAGTGTTCTTCATAGCTCATCTCAG AAGGAGCAAGGACAGAAGCTTTGCAGGTGTTATAGCTCCATTCTCTGAAAAATCAGTTCAGGGCGACTCAAGGGCAAAGAAAGTAGAGAAAACAAAGGCGGGTGCCGTGTATCCCGGGGAATGGCTAAAAGTTTAA
- the LOC127766156 gene encoding mitogen-activated protein kinase kinase kinase 1-like, translating into MFSWSRKQSSSSGRRGADASSMDSSSRGGGGEGSGSGSRGRSSRLERRNAVKHIDYEAAGAGAGASSVPACASWSSSMSADRSLGLRPSRSLDLAVGGGGTDIRISGSVEGEVDELCRSLGLSGPEEFAIPVAAWEARKERSNSDLLPRSRFVSSPPVDDPSPMARTISAPEVIQCDLPPSFPASIPEESLNSSSNSTATDSAEEPTAAALGQESPKAAPAVAAVAPLAGLPLLSPKRGGGEVGIRGARPPVLSPPQPLMALAPPPMRRSIVAKDMSGVSAWDIVNSFAPSEEKSEVRTDDERVDASHMSDTEEEEEFADEGVAGVDGELKELRIGETFEGFTGTSSLSTTNDDDASSTTTEAMFIISPNGKFKRKIKSWMRGALLGSGSFGMVYEGISDEGAFFAVKEVSLLDQGSNAQQSILALEQEIALLSQFEHENIVQYYGTDKEESKLYIFIELVTQGSLSSLYQKYKLRDSQVSAYTRQILNGLVYLHERNVVHRDIKCANILVHANGSVKLADFGLAKEMSKINMLRSCKGSVYWMAPEVVNPKKTYGPQADIWSLGCTVLEMLTRNIPYPNVEWTNAFFMIGKGERPQIPSYLSKDAQDFISQCVQVDPEQRPSASQLMSHPFVNRPLRASFESASPPAISSY; encoded by the exons ATGTTCTCGTGGAGCCGTAAGCAgtcgtcctcctccggccgccgcggcgcggacgCGTCGTCGATGGACTccagcagccgcggcggcggaggggaagggagCGGAAGCGGGAGCCGCGGGCGTAGCTCGCGGCTGGAGCGCCGCAACGCGGTGAAGCACATCGACtacgaggcggcgggggcgggggcgggggcgtcgTCCGTGCCGGCGTGcgcgtcgtggtcgtcgtccaTGTCGGCGGACCGGTCGCTGGGGCTCCGGCCGTCGCGCTCGCTCGACCTGGCCGTCGGGGGCGGCGGCACGGACATCCGCATCAGCGGCAGCGTGGAGGGGGAGGTCGACGAGCTGTGCCGCAGCCTGGGTTTATCGGGGCCGGAGGAGTTCGCGATCCCCGTCGCCGCATGGGAAGCCCGGAAAGAGCGTTCTAACTCCGACCTACTACCGCGCTCCCGCTTCGTCTCCTCGCCACCCGTCGACGACCCCTCTCCCATGGCCCGCACCATTTCCGCCCCCGAGGTCATCCAGTGCGACCTTCCTCCCTCATTCCCTGCTTCAATTCCTGAGGAGTCCCTCAATTCTTCCTCCAATTCCACCGCAACTGATTCGGCGGAGGAGCCTACCGCTGCGGCGCTCGGTCAGGAATCCCCCAAGGCTGCCCCTGCCGTTGCTGCTGTGGCACCCCTCGCTGGATTGCCCCTGCTATCGCCAaagagaggaggcggcgaagTCGGTATCCGAGGAGCCCGACCTCCTGTGCTCTCCCCGCCTCAGCCGCTCATGGCACTCGCACCGCCGCCAATGAGGCGTTCAATTGTGGCTAAAGACATGAGCGGGGTGTCGGCTTGGGATATTGTGAACTCGTTTGCTCCCAGTGAAGAGAAAAGTGAAGTGAGAACAGATGATGAACGCGTGGACGCGTCTCACATGTCGGacaccgaggaggaggaggagtttgCTGACGAGGGAGTGGCAGGGGTGGACGGGGAGCTGAAAGAGTTAAGGATAGGAGAGACCTTTGAAGGGTTCACTGGGACATCATCATTGTCAACAAcaaatgatgatgatgcatCCAGCACAACTACGGAGGCTATGTTCATCATCTCACCAAATGGAAAGTTCAAGAGGAAGATTAAGTCGTGGATGCGTGGTGCTCTTCTGGGGAGCGGCTCATTTGGGATGGTGTATGAGGGCATCAGTGA TGAAGGAGCGTTTTTTGCTGTGAAGGAAGTATCTTTGCTTGACCAAGGAAGCAACGCACAACAATCTATTCTTGCACTTGAACAG GAAATTGCACTCCTAAGTCAGTTTGAACATGAAAATATAGTCCAGTATTATGGAACTGACAAG GAAGAATCAAAACTGTACATTTTTATTGAGCTTGTTACACAAGGTTCTCTATCGTCCCTCTATCAAAAGTATAAACTACGAGACTCACAAGTGTCAGCATACACAAGGCAGATTCTCAACGGATTGGTTTATCTCCATGAGCGAAATGTGGTTCACAG aGACATTAAATGCGCAAATATACTGGTTCATGCAAATGGATCAGTAAAATTGGCAGACTTTGGGTTGGCGAAGgag ATGTCAAAAATTAACATGCTGAGATCATGCAAAGGAAGTGTTTACTGGATGGCACCTGAG GTTGTTAATCCTAAAAAAACATATGGGCCCCAGGCTGATATTTGGAGTCTTGGCTGCACTGTATTGGAAATGCTTACTCGTAACATACCATATCCTAATGTGGAGTGG ACAAATGCTTTTTTTATGATTGGAAAAGGAGAACGACCTCAAATTCCCAGCTATTTGTCAAAAGATGCTCAAGATTTCATTAGCCAGTGTGTACAAGTTGATCCAGAGCAACGGCCTTCTGCATCACAACTTATGTCACACCCATTTGTTAATAGACCGCTTCGAGCTTCTTTTGAATCTGCATCCCCTCCTGCCATCAGCTCGTATTGA